The Thermus brockianus genome window below encodes:
- the rplF gene encoding 50S ribosomal protein L6 gives MSRIGRLPIPLPKGVSVEVAPGLVKVKGPKGELSVAISPEMRVVVEEGVVRVERPSDERRHRSLHGLTRTLIANAVKGVSEGYAKELLIKGIGYRARLVGRAVELSVGYSHPVVVEPPEGITLEVPEPTKIRVVGIDKQRVGQVAADIRAIKKPSAYHEKGIYYAGEPVRLKPGKAGAKK, from the coding sequence ATGTCTAGGATTGGCCGGCTTCCCATTCCCCTGCCCAAGGGGGTCAGCGTGGAGGTGGCCCCGGGCCTGGTCAAGGTCAAGGGCCCCAAGGGCGAGCTTTCCGTGGCCATCTCCCCCGAGATGCGGGTGGTGGTGGAGGAGGGTGTGGTCCGGGTGGAGCGCCCTTCGGACGAGCGCCGCCACAGGAGCCTTCACGGCCTCACCCGCACCCTCATCGCCAATGCGGTGAAGGGGGTGTCCGAGGGGTACGCCAAGGAGCTCCTCATCAAGGGCATCGGTTACCGGGCACGGCTTGTGGGCCGGGCCGTGGAGCTTTCCGTGGGCTACAGCCACCCCGTGGTGGTGGAGCCCCCGGAGGGGATCACCCTCGAGGTGCCCGAGCCAACCAAGATCCGGGTGGTGGGCATTGACAAGCAGCGGGTGGGCCAGGTGGCCGCCGACATCCGGGCCATCAAGAAGCCCAGCGCCTACCACGAAAAGGGCATCTACTACGCGGGCGAGCCCGTCCGCCTTAAGCCCGGCAAGGCCGGGGCCAAGAAGTAG
- the rpsH gene encoding 30S ribosomal protein S8 — protein sequence MLTDPIADMLTRIRNATRVYKESTEVPASRFKEEILKILAREGFIKGYERVEVDGKPVLRIHLKYGPRRPGLDPRPEQVIKHIRRISRPGRRVYVGVKEIPRVRRGLGIAILSTPKGVLTDREARKLGVGGELICEVW from the coding sequence ATGCTGACGGACCCCATTGCCGACATGCTGACCCGGATACGCAACGCCACCCGGGTCTACAAGGAGAGCACCGAGGTGCCCGCCTCCCGCTTTAAGGAGGAAATCCTCAAGATCTTGGCGCGGGAGGGTTTCATCAAGGGGTACGAGCGGGTGGAGGTGGACGGCAAGCCCGTGTTGCGCATCCACCTGAAGTACGGTCCCAGGCGTCCCGGGCTTGACCCCCGTCCCGAACAGGTCATCAAGCACATCCGGCGCATCAGCCGCCCGGGGCGGCGGGTCTACGTGGGGGTGAAGGAGATCCCCCGGGTGCGCCGGGGTCTGGGGATTGCCATCCTGTCCACGCCCAAAGGGGTGCTCACCGACCGGGAGGCCCGCAAGCTGGGCGTGGGCGGCGAGCTCATCTGCGAGGTGTGGTGA
- the rpsJ gene encoding 30S ribosomal protein S10: protein MPKIRIKLRGFDHKTLDASAQKIVEAARRSGAQVSGPVPLPTRVRRFTVIRGPFKHKDSREHFELRTHNRLVDILNPNRKTIESLMNLDLPTGVEIEIKTVGGGK from the coding sequence ATGCCCAAGATCCGCATCAAGCTTCGGGGCTTTGACCACAAGACCCTGGACGCCTCGGCCCAGAAGATCGTGGAGGCCGCGCGGCGCTCGGGGGCGCAGGTCTCGGGCCCCGTACCTTTGCCTACCCGGGTGCGGCGCTTCACCGTGATCCGGGGTCCTTTCAAGCACAAGGACTCCCGGGAGCACTTTGAGCTCCGCACCCACAACCGCCTGGTGGACATCCTGAACCCCAACCGCAAGACCATTGAGAGCCTCATGAACCTGGACCTGCCCACCGGCGTGGAGATTGAGATCAAGACCGTGGGAGGTGGCAAGTGA
- the rplB gene encoding 50S ribosomal protein L2, which yields MAVKKFKPYTPSRRFMTVADFSEITKTEPEKSLVKPLKKTGGRNNQGRITVRFRGGGHKRLYRIVDFKRWDKAGIPAKVAAIEYDPNRSARIALLHYADGEKRYIIAPEGLQVGQQVVAGPDAPIQVGNALPLRFIPVGTVVHAVELEPKKGAKLARSAGTSTQIQGREGDYVILRLPSGELRKVHGECYATIGAVGNADHKNIVLGKAGRTRWLGRKPHVRGAAMNPVDHPHGGGEGRAPRGRPPASPWGWQTKGLKTRNRRKPSSRFILARRKK from the coding sequence ATGGCAGTCAAGAAGTTCAAACCCTACACGCCGAGCCGCCGTTTCATGACGGTGGCGGACTTCTCCGAGATCACCAAGACCGAGCCGGAGAAGTCCTTGGTCAAGCCCCTGAAGAAGACCGGGGGGCGCAACAACCAGGGGCGCATCACCGTGCGCTTCCGGGGCGGCGGCCACAAGCGGCTTTACCGCATCGTGGACTTCAAGCGCTGGGACAAGGCGGGCATCCCCGCCAAGGTGGCGGCCATTGAGTACGACCCCAACCGCTCCGCCCGCATCGCCCTCCTCCACTACGCCGACGGGGAGAAGCGCTACATCATCGCCCCCGAGGGCCTACAGGTGGGCCAGCAGGTGGTGGCGGGCCCCGATGCCCCCATCCAGGTGGGCAACGCCCTCCCCTTGCGCTTCATCCCCGTGGGCACCGTGGTCCACGCCGTGGAGCTGGAGCCCAAGAAGGGGGCCAAGCTGGCCCGCTCCGCCGGCACCAGCACCCAGATCCAGGGCCGGGAAGGGGACTACGTGATCCTGCGCCTCCCTTCCGGGGAGCTGCGCAAGGTGCACGGCGAGTGCTACGCCACCATCGGGGCCGTGGGCAACGCTGACCACAAGAACATCGTTCTGGGCAAGGCGGGGCGCACCCGGTGGCTTGGGCGTAAGCCCCACGTGCGCGGCGCCGCCATGAACCCCGTGGACCACCCCCACGGCGGTGGTGAGGGCCGGGCGCCCAGGGGCCGTCCGCCCGCTTCCCCCTGGGGTTGGCAGACCAAGGGCCTTAAGACCCGGAACCGGCGCAAGCCTTCCAGCCGTTTCATCCTGGCCCGGCGCAAGAAGTGA
- the rpsE gene encoding 30S ribosomal protein S5: MPETDFEEKMILVRRTAKTYQGGRRFRFGALVVVGDRQGRVGLGLGKAKEVPLAVQKAGYYARRNMVEVPIQNGTIPHEIEVEYGASKILLKPAAPGTGVIAGAVPRAILELAGITDILTKELGSRNPINIAYATMEALRQLQTREDVKRLRKGGEE, translated from the coding sequence ATGCCCGAGACCGACTTTGAGGAGAAGATGATCCTGGTGCGGCGCACCGCCAAGACCTACCAGGGCGGCCGCCGCTTCCGCTTCGGCGCCTTGGTGGTGGTGGGTGACCGGCAGGGCCGGGTGGGCCTGGGCCTGGGCAAGGCCAAGGAGGTGCCCTTGGCGGTGCAAAAGGCCGGGTACTACGCCCGCCGCAACATGGTGGAGGTGCCCATTCAAAACGGCACCATTCCCCACGAGATTGAGGTGGAGTACGGGGCTTCCAAGATCCTCTTGAAGCCCGCTGCTCCCGGGACCGGGGTAATCGCTGGGGCGGTGCCCCGGGCCATTCTGGAACTTGCGGGCATCACCGACATCCTCACCAAGGAGCTCGGGAGCCGCAACCCCATCAACATTGCCTACGCCACCATGGAAGCCCTCCGGCAACTCCAGACCCGGGAGGACGTGAAGCGTCTCCGGAAGGGCGGGGAGGAGTGA
- the rplC gene encoding 50S ribosomal protein L3, with amino-acid sequence MKGILGTKVGMTRIYKDDRAVPVTVILAGPCPVVQRRTPEKDGYLAVQLGFLPQKPKRVNRPMKGHFAKAGVAPVRILKEIRGFNPEGDVVTVEIFKPGERVDVTGTSKGRGTAGVMKRWNFAGGPDSHGAHKIHRHPGSIGNRKTPGRVYKGKRMAGHYGAERVTVMNLEVVDVIPEENLLLVKGAVPGPNGGLLVVRETKKVAK; translated from the coding sequence GTGAAGGGCATCCTGGGCACGAAGGTGGGCATGACCCGGATCTACAAGGACGACCGGGCCGTTCCCGTCACCGTGATCCTGGCCGGGCCCTGCCCCGTGGTGCAGCGGCGTACCCCGGAGAAGGACGGGTACCTGGCGGTGCAGCTGGGGTTCCTGCCCCAGAAGCCCAAGCGGGTGAACCGGCCCATGAAGGGCCACTTCGCCAAGGCAGGGGTGGCCCCGGTGCGGATCCTCAAGGAGATCCGGGGCTTTAACCCCGAGGGCGACGTGGTGACGGTGGAGATCTTCAAGCCGGGGGAGCGGGTGGACGTCACCGGCACCTCCAAGGGTCGGGGCACCGCCGGCGTGATGAAGCGCTGGAACTTCGCCGGTGGGCCGGACTCCCACGGTGCCCACAAGATCCACCGCCACCCGGGCTCCATCGGTAACCGTAAGACCCCGGGCCGGGTGTACAAGGGCAAGCGCATGGCCGGCCACTACGGCGCCGAGCGGGTCACGGTGATGAACCTCGAGGTGGTGGACGTCATCCCCGAGGAGAACCTCCTCTTGGTCAAGGGCGCGGTGCCAGGGCCCAACGGCGGTCTCCTGGTGGTGCGCGAGACCAAGAAGGTGGCCAAGTGA
- the rpmC gene encoding 50S ribosomal protein L29: MKLSEVKKELEEARKLSPAELEKLIRKKKQELMELRFQASIGQLSQNHRIRETRKSIARLLTVLNEKRRANA; encoded by the coding sequence ATGAAGCTCAGTGAGGTGAAGAAGGAGCTGGAGGAGGCCCGCAAGCTCTCCCCGGCGGAGCTGGAGAAGCTCATCCGGAAGAAGAAGCAGGAGCTGATGGAGCTCCGCTTCCAAGCCTCCATCGGCCAGCTTTCCCAGAACCATAGGATCCGGGAAACCCGCAAGTCCATTGCCCGGCTCCTCACGGTGCTGAACGAGAAGAGGAGGGCCAATGCCTAA
- the rplR gene encoding 50S ribosomal protein L18: protein MARLTAYERRKFRVRNRIKRTGRLRLSVFRSLNHIYAQIIDDEKGETLVAESSLALKLKGNKTEVARQVGRALAEKALAKGIKQVAFDRGPYKYHGRVKALAEGAREGGLEF, encoded by the coding sequence ATGGCACGGCTTACCGCATACGAGCGCCGCAAATTCCGGGTGCGCAACCGCATCAAGCGCACGGGCCGGCTACGCCTTTCCGTCTTCCGCAGCCTCAACCACATCTACGCCCAGATCATTGACGACGAGAAAGGGGAAACCCTGGTGGCCGAATCCAGCCTGGCCCTGAAGCTCAAGGGCAACAAGACCGAGGTGGCCCGGCAGGTGGGGCGCGCCTTGGCGGAAAAGGCTTTGGCCAAGGGCATCAAGCAGGTGGCCTTTGACCGGGGCCCCTACAAGTACCATGGCCGGGTGAAGGCCCTGGCCGAGGGGGCCCGGGAGGGCGGTTTGGAGTTCTAG
- the rplD gene encoding 50S ribosomal protein L4, whose product MVYQIPVLSSSGKRELAADLPAEVNPHLLWEVVRWQLASRRRGTASTKTRGEVAYSSRKIYPQKHTGRARHGDIGAPIFVGGGTVFGPKPRDYGYTLPKKVRKAGLAMAVADRAREGKLLLVEDFAGVNGKTKEFLAWAKAAGLDGSETVLLVAESEPVRRAARNLPWVVTLAPEGLNVYDILRTERLVMDLKAWEAFQARLGGEA is encoded by the coding sequence ATGGTGTACCAGATCCCTGTGCTCTCCTCTTCCGGCAAGCGGGAGCTTGCCGCCGACCTCCCCGCCGAGGTCAACCCCCACCTTCTCTGGGAGGTGGTGCGCTGGCAACTGGCGAGCCGCCGCCGGGGCACCGCCAGCACCAAGACCCGGGGCGAGGTGGCCTACTCCAGCCGCAAGATTTACCCCCAGAAGCACACGGGCCGCGCCCGCCACGGGGACATCGGTGCCCCCATCTTCGTGGGCGGCGGTACTGTCTTCGGGCCCAAGCCCCGCGACTACGGCTACACCCTGCCCAAGAAGGTGAGGAAGGCGGGGCTAGCCATGGCCGTGGCCGACCGGGCCCGGGAGGGGAAGCTCCTTTTGGTGGAGGACTTCGCCGGGGTCAACGGCAAGACCAAGGAGTTCCTGGCCTGGGCTAAGGCGGCGGGCTTGGACGGCTCGGAAACCGTGCTCTTGGTGGCGGAAAGCGAACCGGTGCGCCGCGCCGCCCGCAACCTGCCCTGGGTGGTCACCCTGGCCCCTGAGGGGCTCAACGTGTACGACATCCTGCGCACCGAGCGGCTTGTCATGGACCTGAAGGCCTGGGAAGCCTTCCAGGCCCGTTTGGGAGGTGAGGCGTGA
- the tuf gene encoding elongation factor Tu: MAKGEFVRTKPHVNVGTIGHVDHGKTTLTAALTYVAAAENPNVEVKDYGEIDKAPEERARGITINTAHVEYETAKRHYSHVDCPGHADYIKNMITGAAQMDGAILVVSAADGPMPQTREHILLARQVGVPYIVVFMNKVDMVDDPELLDLVEMEVRDLLNQYEFPGDEVPVIRGSALLALEQMHRNPQTKRGENEWVDRIWALLDAIDEYIPTPERDVDKPFLMPVEDVFTITGRGTVATGRIERGKVKVGDEVEIVGLSPETRRTVVTGVEMHRKTLQEGIAGDNVGLLLRGVSREEVERGQVLAKPGSITPHTKFEASVYVLKKEEGGRHTGFFTGYRPQFYFRTTDVTGVVELPPGVEMVMPGDNVTFTVELIKPVALEEGLRFAIREGGRTVGAGVVTKILE, from the coding sequence ATGGCCAAGGGCGAGTTTGTACGGACGAAGCCTCACGTGAACGTGGGGACGATTGGGCACGTGGACCACGGGAAGACGACGTTGACGGCGGCGTTGACGTATGTGGCGGCGGCGGAGAACCCGAATGTAGAGGTGAAGGACTACGGGGAGATTGACAAGGCGCCGGAGGAGCGTGCGCGGGGGATTACGATCAACACGGCGCATGTGGAGTACGAGACGGCGAAGCGGCACTATTCGCACGTGGACTGCCCGGGTCATGCGGACTACATCAAGAACATGATCACGGGTGCGGCGCAGATGGACGGGGCGATTTTGGTGGTATCGGCGGCGGACGGGCCGATGCCGCAGACGCGGGAGCACATTTTGCTGGCGCGTCAGGTGGGGGTTCCGTACATTGTGGTGTTCATGAACAAGGTGGACATGGTGGACGATCCCGAGCTGTTGGACTTGGTGGAGATGGAGGTTCGGGATCTGCTGAACCAGTACGAGTTTCCTGGGGATGAGGTGCCGGTGATTCGCGGGAGCGCGTTGTTGGCGTTGGAGCAGATGCACCGGAATCCTCAGACGAAGCGAGGGGAGAACGAGTGGGTGGATCGGATTTGGGCGTTGTTGGATGCGATTGACGAGTACATTCCGACGCCGGAGCGGGACGTGGACAAGCCGTTCTTGATGCCGGTGGAGGATGTGTTTACGATTACTGGGCGTGGTACGGTAGCGACGGGACGAATTGAGCGGGGTAAGGTGAAGGTTGGGGACGAGGTGGAGATTGTGGGGTTGTCTCCGGAGACGCGTCGGACGGTGGTGACTGGGGTGGAGATGCACCGGAAGACGCTGCAGGAGGGGATAGCTGGGGACAATGTGGGGTTGTTGTTGCGGGGTGTAAGCCGGGAGGAGGTGGAGCGGGGGCAGGTGTTGGCGAAGCCTGGGAGCATTACGCCGCACACGAAGTTTGAGGCCTCCGTGTACGTGTTGAAGAAGGAGGAGGGTGGGCGGCACACGGGTTTTTTCACGGGGTACCGTCCGCAGTTTTACTTTCGGACGACGGATGTGACGGGAGTGGTGGAGTTGCCCCCGGGTGTGGAGATGGTGATGCCTGGGGACAATGTGACGTTTACGGTGGAGCTGATCAAGCCGGTGGCGTTGGAGGAGGGTTTGCGGTTTGCCATCCGTGAGGGTGGGCGGACCGTGGGCGCCGGCGTGGTCACCAAAATCCTGGAGTGA
- the rplE gene encoding 50S ribosomal protein L5: MPLDVALKKKYYEEVRPELIRRFGYQNIWEVPRLVKVVVNQGLGEAKEDARILEKASKELALITGQKPAVTRAKKSISNFKLRKGMPIGLRVTLRGDRMWIFLEKLLNVALPRIRDFRGVNPASFDGRGNYNLGLKEQLIFPEVTYDMVDALRGMDIAVVTTARTDEEAKALLELLGFPFRK, encoded by the coding sequence ATGCCTCTGGACGTTGCCCTGAAGAAGAAGTACTACGAGGAGGTCCGGCCCGAGCTCATCCGCCGCTTCGGCTACCAGAACATCTGGGAGGTTCCCAGGCTGGTGAAGGTGGTGGTTAACCAGGGCCTGGGCGAGGCCAAGGAGGACGCCCGCATCCTGGAGAAGGCCTCCAAGGAGCTCGCCCTTATCACCGGCCAGAAGCCGGCGGTGACCCGGGCGAAGAAGTCCATCTCCAACTTCAAGCTCCGCAAGGGCATGCCCATCGGCCTTCGGGTGACGCTGCGGGGGGACCGCATGTGGATCTTCCTGGAAAAGCTCCTCAACGTGGCCCTGCCCCGCATCCGCGACTTCCGGGGCGTGAACCCGGCAAGCTTTGACGGCCGGGGCAACTACAACCTGGGCCTCAAGGAGCAGCTCATCTTCCCCGAGGTCACCTACGATATGGTGGACGCCCTTAGGGGGATGGACATCGCGGTGGTCACCACCGCCAGGACCGACGAGGAGGCCAAGGCCCTTTTGGAGCTCTTGGGTTTTCCCTTCCGCAAGTGA
- the rpmD gene encoding 50S ribosomal protein L30, with amino-acid sequence MGKLKVKLVKSPIGYPKDQKAALKALGLTKLQKEKVLEDIPAIRGNVAKVAHLLRVEVLE; translated from the coding sequence ATGGGCAAGCTCAAGGTTAAGCTGGTGAAAAGCCCCATCGGCTACCCCAAGGACCAGAAGGCCGCCCTGAAGGCCTTGGGGCTCACCAAGTTGCAGAAGGAGAAGGTGCTGGAGGACATCCCGGCCATCCGGGGCAACGTGGCCAAGGTGGCCCACCTTCTCCGGGTGGAGGTGCTGGAATGA
- a CDS encoding 50S ribosomal protein L23, producing MKTAYDIILAPVLSEKAYAGFAEGKYTFWVHPKATKTEIKNAVEEAFKVKVVGVNTLRVRGKKKRLGRYLGKRPDRKKAIVQVASGQKIEALEGLI from the coding sequence GTGAAAACCGCTTACGACATCATCCTCGCCCCCGTCCTCTCGGAGAAGGCCTACGCTGGCTTCGCCGAGGGCAAGTACACCTTCTGGGTTCACCCTAAGGCCACCAAGACCGAGATCAAGAACGCGGTGGAGGAGGCCTTCAAGGTGAAGGTGGTGGGGGTCAACACCCTTCGGGTGCGGGGCAAGAAGAAGCGCCTGGGCCGTTATTTGGGCAAGCGCCCCGACCGCAAAAAGGCCATCGTCCAGGTGGCTTCCGGGCAGAAGATTGAGGCCTTGGAGGGCCTCATCTAG
- the rpsC gene encoding 30S ribosomal protein S3 — MGNKIHPIGFRLGITRDWESRWYAGKKQYRHLLWEDQKIREVLTKELYPAGLARIDIERAADNVAVTVHVAKPGVVIGRGGEKIKVLRETLSKMTGKNVALNVQEIHNPNLSAPLVAQRVAEQIERRFAVRRAIKQAVQRVMESGAKGAKVIVSGRIGGAEQARTEWAAEGRVPLHTLRANIDYGFALARTTYGVLGVKAYVFLGEVIGGQKAKARAEGPKGEEKPRRRRPAVRVKKEE, encoded by the coding sequence ATGGGAAATAAAATCCACCCCATCGGGTTCCGGCTCGGCATCACCCGGGACTGGGAGTCCCGCTGGTATGCGGGGAAGAAGCAGTACCGCCACCTCCTCTGGGAGGACCAGAAGATCCGCGAGGTCCTCACCAAGGAGCTCTACCCGGCGGGGCTTGCCCGCATTGACATTGAGCGGGCGGCGGACAACGTGGCGGTGACCGTGCACGTGGCCAAGCCCGGCGTGGTCATCGGCCGGGGCGGGGAGAAGATCAAGGTCCTGCGGGAAACCCTATCCAAGATGACGGGGAAGAACGTGGCCTTGAACGTCCAGGAGATCCACAACCCCAACCTCTCCGCTCCCCTGGTGGCCCAGCGGGTGGCGGAGCAGATTGAGCGCCGCTTCGCCGTGCGCCGGGCCATCAAGCAGGCGGTGCAGCGGGTCATGGAATCCGGGGCCAAGGGGGCCAAGGTCATCGTCTCCGGGCGCATCGGGGGGGCGGAGCAGGCCCGCACCGAGTGGGCCGCCGAGGGCCGGGTGCCCCTTCACACCCTGCGTGCTAACATAGACTACGGCTTCGCTTTGGCCCGCACCACCTACGGGGTGCTGGGGGTCAAGGCGTACGTCTTCTTGGGCGAGGTGATCGGCGGCCAGAAGGCCAAGGCCCGGGCCGAAGGCCCCAAGGGCGAGGAGAAGCCCCGCCGCCGCCGCCCCGCCGTGCGGGTGAAAAAGGAGGAGTAG
- a CDS encoding type Z 30S ribosomal protein S14 — protein MARKALIEKAKRTPKFKVRAYTRCVRCGRARSVYRYFGLCRLCLRELAHKGQLPGVKKASW, from the coding sequence ATGGCGAGAAAAGCGCTGATTGAGAAGGCCAAGCGGACCCCTAAGTTCAAGGTGCGGGCCTACACCCGGTGCGTGCGGTGCGGGAGGGCCAGGAGCGTCTACCGCTACTTCGGTCTTTGCCGGCTCTGCCTGCGGGAGCTGGCCCACAAGGGGCAGCTTCCTGGGGTGAAGAAGGCCAGCTGGTAG
- the rplV gene encoding 50S ribosomal protein L22: MEAKAIARYVRIAPRKVRLVVDLIRGKSLEEARAILRYTHKRGAYHVAKVLESAAANAVNNHDMLEDRLYVKAAFVDEGPALKRVLPRARGRADIMKKKTSHITVILGEKHGK, encoded by the coding sequence ATGGAAGCGAAAGCCATTGCCCGTTACGTGCGCATCGCCCCCAGGAAGGTCCGGCTCGTGGTGGACCTGATCCGGGGGAAGAGCCTCGAGGAGGCCCGCGCCATCCTGCGCTACACCCACAAGCGGGGGGCCTACCACGTGGCCAAGGTGCTGGAGTCCGCCGCCGCCAACGCGGTGAACAACCACGACATGCTGGAGGATCGGCTTTACGTGAAGGCGGCCTTCGTGGACGAGGGGCCCGCCTTGAAGCGGGTGCTTCCCCGGGCCCGGGGCCGGGCGGACATCATGAAGAAGAAGACCAGCCACATCACGGTGATCTTGGGGGAGAAGCATGGGAAATAA
- the rplX gene encoding 50S ribosomal protein L24, which yields MQTKVHVKKGDTVLVASGKYKGRVGKVKAVLPKRQAVIVEGVNIVKKAVRVSPQHPQGGFVEQEAPLHASKVRPICPACGKPTRVRKKLLEDGRKIRACAKCGGSLDVEE from the coding sequence ATGCAGACCAAGGTGCACGTGAAGAAGGGGGACACCGTGCTGGTGGCCTCCGGCAAGTACAAAGGCCGCGTGGGCAAGGTGAAGGCGGTGTTACCCAAGCGCCAGGCGGTGATCGTGGAAGGGGTGAACATCGTCAAGAAGGCGGTGCGGGTGAGCCCGCAGCACCCCCAGGGCGGGTTCGTGGAGCAGGAGGCCCCCTTGCACGCCTCCAAGGTGCGCCCCATCTGCCCCGCCTGCGGCAAGCCCACCCGGGTGCGCAAGAAGCTCCTGGAAGACGGGCGGAAGATCCGGGCCTGCGCCAAGTGCGGCGGGTCCTTGGACGTGGAGGAGTAG
- the rpsS gene encoding 30S ribosomal protein S19, with protein MPRSLKKGVFVDDHLLEKVLELNAKGEKRLIKTWSRRSTIVPEMVGHTIAVYNGKQHVPVYITENMVGHKLGEFAPTRTYRGHGKEAKATKKK; from the coding sequence ATGCCGCGTAGCTTGAAGAAGGGCGTTTTCGTAGACGACCACCTCCTGGAGAAGGTCCTGGAGCTAAACGCCAAGGGGGAGAAGCGGCTCATCAAAACCTGGAGCCGCCGCTCCACCATCGTTCCCGAGATGGTGGGGCACACCATCGCGGTCTACAACGGCAAGCAGCACGTGCCCGTCTACATCACCGAGAACATGGTGGGGCACAAGCTGGGTGAGTTCGCACCCACCCGCACCTACCGGGGGCACGGCAAAGAGGCCAAGGCCACCAAGAAGAAGTAG
- the rplN gene encoding 50S ribosomal protein L14: protein MIQPQTYLEVADNTGARKIMCIRVLKGSNAKYATVGDIIVASVKEAIPRGAVKEGDVVKAVVVRTKKEVKRPDGSAIRFDDNAAVIINNQLEPRGTRVFGPVARELREKGFMKIVSLAPEVL, encoded by the coding sequence ATGATCCAGCCCCAGACCTATCTGGAGGTGGCCGACAACACCGGGGCCCGCAAGATCATGTGCATCCGCGTCCTCAAGGGCTCCAACGCCAAGTACGCCACCGTGGGGGACATCATCGTGGCCAGCGTCAAGGAGGCCATCCCCCGCGGGGCGGTGAAGGAAGGGGATGTGGTGAAGGCGGTGGTGGTGCGCACCAAGAAGGAGGTGAAGCGGCCCGACGGTTCGGCCATCCGTTTTGACGACAACGCCGCCGTCATCATCAACAACCAGCTGGAGCCCCGCGGCACCCGGGTCTTCGGCCCCGTGGCGAGGGAACTCCGCGAGAAGGGCTTCATGAAGATCGTTTCCCTGGCGCCGGAGGTGCTCTGA
- the rplP gene encoding 50S ribosomal protein L16: MLMPRRMKYRKQHRGRMKGATKGGDYVAFGDYGLVALEPAWITSQQIEAARVAMVRHFRRGGKIFIRIFPDKPYTKKPLEVRMGKGKGNVEGYVAVVKPGRVMFEVAGVNEEQALEALRIAGHKLPIKTKIVRRDAYDEAQ, from the coding sequence ATGCTGATGCCCAGGCGCATGAAGTACCGGAAGCAACACCGGGGCCGCATGAAGGGGGCCACGAAGGGGGGCGATTACGTGGCCTTCGGGGACTACGGCCTGGTGGCCCTCGAGCCCGCCTGGATCACCTCCCAGCAGATTGAGGCGGCCCGTGTGGCCATGGTGCGCCACTTCCGCCGCGGGGGGAAGATCTTCATCCGCATCTTCCCCGACAAGCCCTACACCAAGAAGCCCTTGGAGGTGCGGATGGGTAAGGGTAAGGGCAACGTGGAGGGGTACGTGGCGGTGGTGAAGCCGGGCCGGGTGATGTTTGAGGTGGCGGGGGTGAACGAGGAGCAGGCCCTGGAGGCCTTGCGCATCGCCGGCCACAAGCTTCCCATCAAGACCAAGATCGTGCGGAGGGACGCCTACGATGAAGCTCAGTGA
- the rpsQ gene encoding 30S ribosomal protein S17: MPKKVLTGVVVSDKMQKTVTVLVERQFPHPLYGKVIKRSKKYLAHDPEERYKVGDVVEIVEARPISKRKRFKVLRLLESGRLDLVERYEVRRQNYASLSKRGGKA, translated from the coding sequence ATGCCTAAGAAGGTGCTGACCGGGGTGGTGGTGAGCGACAAGATGCAAAAGACCGTCACGGTCTTGGTGGAGCGCCAGTTCCCCCACCCCCTCTACGGCAAGGTGATCAAGCGCTCCAAGAAGTACCTGGCCCACGACCCCGAGGAGCGGTACAAGGTGGGGGACGTGGTGGAGATCGTGGAGGCCCGCCCCATCTCCAAGCGCAAGCGCTTTAAGGTACTGCGGCTTCTGGAAAGCGGGCGGCTTGACCTGGTGGAAAGGTACGAGGTCCGCCGCCAAAACTACGCCAGCCTTTCCAAGCGGGGAGGTAAGGCATGA